One segment of Nocardioides sp. QY071 DNA contains the following:
- a CDS encoding sensor histidine kinase, translating into MTTLQARPRPAQHPRSARRPADISAEAQVRRYQAQLHEINATVAGLASAAELLSVLPPGERGRFEAMMLSELRRLQRVVVGAPETTWGVVTVDDVVAPLVAAHIARGSRVGWQGSGLHALGCADVVSEAVNVLLDNAARHGAGDDIRVEAHRYAARVEVRVTDGGAGIPADLRPEVFGWGRQRTGSAGQGIGLAVARGRLREWNADLRLEDAVRTTFVIDLPAPGDAR; encoded by the coding sequence ATGACGACACTCCAGGCCAGGCCGCGGCCGGCTCAGCACCCGAGGTCCGCCCGTCGTCCCGCCGACATCTCCGCCGAGGCGCAGGTACGCCGCTACCAGGCCCAGCTGCACGAGATCAACGCGACCGTCGCCGGCCTCGCCTCGGCCGCCGAGCTGCTGTCCGTGCTGCCCCCCGGCGAGCGTGGCCGCTTCGAGGCGATGATGCTCAGCGAGCTGCGCCGCCTCCAGCGGGTCGTCGTCGGCGCGCCCGAAACCACCTGGGGCGTCGTCACCGTCGACGACGTCGTGGCGCCTCTCGTCGCCGCCCACATCGCACGCGGGAGCCGGGTCGGCTGGCAGGGTTCGGGCCTGCACGCGCTCGGCTGCGCCGACGTGGTGAGCGAGGCGGTCAACGTGCTCCTCGACAACGCCGCCCGGCACGGCGCGGGCGACGACATCCGGGTCGAGGCCCATCGGTACGCCGCCCGGGTCGAGGTCCGCGTCACCGACGGCGGCGCCGGGATCCCCGCCGACCTGCGGCCCGAGGTCTTCGGCTGGGGACGCCAGCGGACCGGCTCGGCCGGGCAGGGCATCGGCCTGGCCGTGGCGCGCGGCCGGCTGCGCGAGTGGAACGCCGACCTCCGGCTCGAGGACGCCGTCCGCACCACGTTCGTCATCGACCTGCCGGCGCCGGGGGACGCCCGGTGA
- a CDS encoding response regulator transcription factor — MSTVERRVAILDDHELLAESLEIALSVHGYDVRRVPVPVDGGAPRSLVDALVRLRPRVLLLDLDLGAFGDGTTLIAPLQRAGVRVVVLTGATDRARWGRALSEGAHTVLSKASALIEVISTVRRVDDGHAVLGPEERAELVAAWRGRVAERGADDLRLARLSPREARVLGLLMTGMHVRDIAVDRVVSEATIRSQVHAILTKLDVSSQLAAVSLAHRSNWQPPAYA; from the coding sequence GTGAGCACGGTCGAGCGCCGGGTCGCGATCCTCGACGACCACGAGCTGCTGGCCGAGTCCCTGGAGATCGCCCTGTCCGTGCACGGCTACGACGTACGGCGGGTTCCGGTACCCGTCGACGGCGGCGCACCTCGCAGCCTCGTCGACGCCCTGGTGCGGCTGCGCCCACGGGTCCTGCTCCTCGACCTCGACCTCGGCGCCTTCGGTGACGGGACCACGCTGATCGCGCCGCTGCAGCGCGCGGGAGTGCGGGTCGTCGTCCTCACCGGCGCGACCGACAGAGCGCGTTGGGGGCGCGCGCTCTCCGAGGGCGCGCACACCGTGCTGTCCAAGGCGAGCGCGCTGATCGAGGTCATCTCGACCGTGCGGCGCGTCGACGACGGCCACGCCGTCCTCGGCCCGGAGGAGCGCGCCGAGCTCGTCGCGGCGTGGCGCGGCCGGGTGGCGGAGCGCGGCGCCGACGACCTCCGGCTCGCCCGGCTCAGCCCCCGGGAGGCCCGGGTCCTGGGCCTGCTGATGACGGGCATGCACGTGCGCGACATCGCGGTCGACCGGGTGGTCTCCGAGGCCACCATCCGCTCCCAGGTGCACGCGATCCTCACCAAGCTCGACGTGTCCTCGCAGCTGGCCGCCGTCTCCCTCGCCCACCGCAGCAACTGGCAGCCACCGGCGTACGCCTAG
- a CDS encoding polysaccharide biosynthesis tyrosine autokinase, whose translation MTTTHLDPTDQPSVSSVARGGFRALGALIWRRRWVVLLVFALVVNAVAAGLVIAPREYTASARVAATPPAGVTTTSPASYTDLLGTVADVARSRPLLEDVAAKVPHRSVAQLRDEVEGKVIPGTVIIQVSVHDTDPDRAAEIANLVVAALPLHDPSSGSFEFKVTEDAVAPDRFSSPNVPVTALAGLLLSLLLAVLAAAVVDRLFRTVGDAEEMGEITQTSVLGVIPKPDDLDSVPAIEPRADEFQALRALRIAIEFASVEDPSRLLVVSSASTSEPAAGWLEVNVAAALADVGHRVLVINADRDAKVHPALENPGEPGLYDVLAGSCDLRDVVVAGPAPRIDVLPLGQAHLAAPSLLEMRFRGLLDDTEGLYDVVIVHAASVASSEDARIMAIHGAMVLTVPSGRVHPRSVQRAAEHLRTIRLRVLGTVLVGARPGRRKRLPRSS comes from the coding sequence ATGACCACCACACACCTTGACCCCACCGACCAGCCGTCGGTGTCGTCGGTGGCCCGAGGGGGCTTCCGGGCACTCGGCGCCCTGATCTGGCGCCGGCGCTGGGTCGTCCTGCTGGTGTTCGCGCTCGTGGTCAACGCGGTGGCGGCCGGTCTGGTGATCGCCCCGCGGGAGTACACCGCCTCGGCCCGGGTCGCCGCGACCCCGCCGGCGGGCGTGACCACCACCTCGCCGGCCAGCTACACCGACCTGCTGGGGACGGTGGCCGACGTCGCCCGGTCCCGCCCGCTCCTCGAGGACGTCGCGGCCAAGGTGCCGCACCGCTCGGTCGCACAGCTGCGTGACGAGGTCGAGGGCAAGGTCATCCCGGGCACCGTCATCATCCAGGTCTCGGTGCACGACACCGACCCCGACCGGGCCGCCGAGATCGCCAACCTCGTGGTCGCGGCCCTGCCGCTGCACGACCCCAGCAGCGGCTCCTTCGAGTTCAAGGTGACCGAGGACGCCGTCGCCCCGGACCGGTTCAGCTCGCCGAACGTCCCCGTGACCGCGCTCGCCGGCCTCCTGCTCTCGCTCCTGCTCGCCGTGCTCGCCGCCGCGGTCGTCGACCGACTGTTCCGCACGGTCGGCGACGCCGAGGAGATGGGGGAGATCACCCAGACCTCGGTGCTCGGCGTGATCCCGAAGCCCGACGACCTCGACAGCGTCCCGGCGATCGAGCCCCGCGCCGACGAGTTCCAGGCACTGCGCGCCCTGCGGATCGCCATCGAGTTCGCCAGCGTCGAGGACCCGAGCCGCCTGCTCGTCGTGTCGTCCGCCAGCACCTCCGAGCCGGCCGCCGGCTGGCTCGAGGTCAACGTGGCCGCGGCCCTCGCCGACGTCGGACACCGGGTCCTGGTGATCAACGCCGACCGAGACGCCAAGGTCCACCCGGCCCTCGAGAACCCCGGCGAGCCGGGCCTGTACGACGTGCTCGCCGGCTCCTGCGACCTGCGCGACGTCGTCGTCGCGGGTCCCGCCCCGCGCATCGACGTGCTGCCGCTCGGCCAGGCGCACCTGGCCGCCCCGAGCCTGCTCGAGATGCGCTTCCGCGGCCTGCTCGACGACACCGAGGGCCTCTACGACGTCGTCATCGTCCACGCCGCCTCGGTCGCCAGCTCCGAGGACGCCCGGATCATGGCGATCCACGGCGCCATGGTGCTCACCGTGCCGTCCGGCCGCGTGCACCCGCGCTCGGTCCAGCGCGCCGCCGAGCACCTGCGCACCATCCGCCTGCGCGTCCTCGGCACCGTCCTCGTCGGTGCCCGGCCGGGACGCCGCAAGCGGCTGCCCCGCTCGTCCTGA
- a CDS encoding sugar transferase produces the protein MSAQQATPDVVAVAATVDPAPVVVPFFEVHAHGRTRDLGEAVVALALLVVLLPAVILIALLVVGTSRGPVLFRQQRVGHGGRLFEVLKFRTMYADAEARAAEVFARGHDGSGPLTKLHVDPRVTPVGHWLRRLSLDELPQLWNVVNGTMSLVGPRPNTPTEVARFAPAEHRRHAVRPGMTGLAQINGRSDLEWDQAINLDLEYVDHHSLRMDLRILLRTLPAVFGGRGAY, from the coding sequence GTGAGCGCCCAGCAGGCGACGCCCGACGTGGTCGCGGTGGCCGCGACGGTCGACCCGGCGCCGGTGGTGGTGCCCTTCTTCGAGGTGCACGCCCACGGCCGGACCCGCGACCTGGGCGAGGCCGTGGTCGCGCTCGCGCTCCTCGTCGTGCTGCTCCCCGCGGTGATCCTGATCGCCCTCCTCGTCGTCGGCACCAGCCGGGGACCGGTGCTGTTCCGCCAGCAGCGGGTCGGGCACGGCGGCCGGCTGTTCGAGGTGCTGAAGTTCCGGACCATGTACGCCGACGCCGAGGCCCGCGCTGCCGAGGTCTTCGCCCGCGGCCACGACGGATCGGGTCCGCTCACCAAGCTCCACGTCGATCCCCGCGTGACGCCGGTCGGGCACTGGCTGCGCCGGCTCTCCCTCGACGAGCTGCCCCAGCTGTGGAACGTCGTCAACGGCACCATGTCGCTGGTCGGCCCTCGACCCAACACACCGACCGAGGTGGCGCGGTTCGCGCCCGCCGAGCACCGCCGGCACGCCGTCCGGCCCGGGATGACCGGCCTGGCCCAGATCAACGGCCGCAGCGACCTCGAGTGGGACCAGGCGATCAACCTCGACCTCGAGTACGTCGACCACCACTCACTCCGGATGGACCTGCGGATCCTGCTCCGGACGCTGCCGGCCGTCTTCGGCGGCCGGGGAGCGTACTGA
- a CDS encoding glycosyltransferase — translation MRVLHVVESFGGGVLSAVLSMVDATPDIEHQLAIWHRRDHADTGDERAAFAAVHVLPGPPRRAARGLRNLVRRVGADLVHAHSSYAGVLARSCDLGAPVAYSPHCFAFERTDLSAVSRTAIREVERSLVRRTDVLVACSPHEGSLGAELGFRRVVTVPNRALHPPQVRVRRGEPFRVVTVGRVTEQKDWRHLVEVKREADRQAAARGAAGLHWEWLGSGDTEGEDALRTAGVEVSGWLPRTEVVARLGAAQAYVHTAAWEGAPVSILEAAAVGLPIVARAIPTLVSDDVPGLEPTVEGQAERLLDLHEPLAWARAHRRSLAFSTDHSVSLQRYRLTTAYRHVPASVRNPREIPRARMDHSSYSDALVR, via the coding sequence ATGCGGGTCCTGCACGTCGTCGAGTCGTTCGGCGGGGGAGTGCTGAGCGCGGTGCTCAGCATGGTCGACGCGACGCCAGACATCGAGCACCAACTCGCGATCTGGCACCGACGCGACCATGCCGACACCGGCGACGAGCGCGCGGCCTTCGCCGCGGTGCACGTCCTCCCGGGCCCGCCGCGCCGGGCGGCGCGGGGGCTGCGCAACCTGGTGCGTCGGGTCGGAGCAGACCTGGTCCACGCCCACTCGTCGTACGCCGGCGTGCTGGCGCGCTCCTGCGACCTCGGCGCCCCGGTGGCCTACAGCCCGCACTGCTTCGCGTTCGAGCGCACCGACCTCAGTGCGGTGAGCCGCACGGCGATCCGCGAGGTCGAGCGGTCGCTGGTCCGTCGTACCGACGTGCTCGTGGCCTGCTCCCCCCACGAGGGGAGCCTCGGGGCCGAGCTGGGCTTCCGCCGCGTCGTCACCGTGCCGAACCGGGCCCTGCACCCGCCGCAGGTCCGGGTCCGCCGCGGCGAGCCGTTCCGGGTGGTCACGGTGGGACGGGTCACCGAGCAGAAGGACTGGCGCCACCTGGTCGAGGTCAAGCGCGAGGCCGACCGCCAGGCTGCGGCCCGCGGCGCGGCCGGCCTGCACTGGGAGTGGCTCGGCAGCGGCGACACCGAGGGCGAGGACGCGCTGCGCACCGCGGGCGTCGAGGTCTCCGGCTGGCTGCCCCGAACCGAGGTCGTCGCCCGGCTCGGCGCCGCGCAGGCCTACGTGCACACGGCCGCGTGGGAGGGCGCCCCGGTGAGCATCCTCGAGGCGGCGGCCGTCGGACTGCCGATCGTGGCCCGGGCGATCCCGACGCTGGTCAGCGACGACGTCCCCGGGCTGGAGCCCACGGTGGAGGGCCAGGCGGAGCGGCTGCTGGACCTGCACGAGCCCCTCGCCTGGGCCCGCGCCCACCGCCGCTCGCTGGCGTTCTCGACCGACCACTCGGTCTCGCTCCAGCGCTACCGGCTCACCACGGCGTACCGCCACGTGCCGGCCTCCGTGAGGAACCCTCGCGAAATTCCCCGCGCCCGGATGGATCACAGCAGCTACTCCGACGCACTGGTGCGGTGA
- a CDS encoding glycosyltransferase translates to MTQVLDPAAVSRTGQQDRLRITVVQQGGVLGGAERWQLQLAEATDRADLDVVALGGGPTAATWSRRGVPVATVRSERRASRIPLLAARVGAALRSSRPDVVVAHGVKAALAAAPTARALGIPFVWVRHDGSFEGWPTALLDRVSDGQVATGAWLLEGRRLRSSLLLNPPRTTDHLTRVEARGALGLEVPSGRLVAGMGTRIVHGKGIDDAIRALADPAAAAWDLVVAGIHDPDDPGEQLRLVALATELGVAHRVRFLGEVPGFARLAGAFDAVLVLTKPTESMPWHREAFGMTAFEALTAGVPVVVTPPLGAMAREGGVEVRAGAPGDVAAALLALEDPDTRTRCGTAGARVAASYPDARAAADVLVDFLATLAHRPGVGLPPTGPAISVVTTVLDDEAAAKELLSALVPQLGPHDEVVVVDGGSSDDTAGVVRAFAAFDERVRLLLEPGAGISQGRNIGIRAASHDRIACTDAGCVPSPGWLAAFRRAFARHPEVDLWTGTYRVGAAQPWEHALAAVGYPSVEELARPTPLARAYGRLFGRAFDASMPTGRSVAFARVAWASVGGFPENLQTGEDVLFGRRIVAAGGTARMVRDAEVSWAQRPTFRANLTMYRRYGEGSGNSLDRRLLGRDLARVAAYTAAAGIALRGSTGARAAASAGLAAYLSLPVGRALQAPDPLRTVPLVAPVAAARDLVKAYGALSAAVRRRGRPR, encoded by the coding sequence ATGACGCAGGTTCTCGATCCCGCGGCCGTCTCCCGGACCGGCCAGCAGGACCGGCTGCGGATCACCGTGGTCCAGCAGGGCGGCGTCCTCGGCGGGGCCGAGCGCTGGCAGCTGCAGCTCGCCGAGGCCACCGACCGCGCCGACCTCGACGTCGTCGCCCTCGGCGGCGGACCCACCGCAGCGACCTGGAGCCGTCGCGGCGTCCCGGTCGCCACCGTCCGCTCGGAGCGGCGCGCCTCGCGGATCCCGCTCCTCGCGGCCCGGGTCGGCGCTGCGCTGCGCTCCTCGCGGCCCGACGTCGTCGTCGCCCACGGCGTCAAGGCGGCGCTCGCGGCAGCCCCGACCGCCCGCGCCCTCGGCATCCCCTTCGTGTGGGTGCGCCACGACGGCTCCTTCGAGGGCTGGCCCACGGCCCTCCTCGACCGGGTCAGCGACGGCCAGGTGGCCACCGGTGCGTGGCTCCTCGAGGGCCGCCGCCTGCGCAGCTCGCTGCTCCTGAACCCGCCCCGCACCACCGACCACCTCACCCGCGTGGAGGCGCGCGGCGCCCTCGGCCTGGAGGTCCCGAGCGGTCGACTGGTCGCCGGCATGGGCACCCGGATCGTCCACGGCAAGGGCATCGACGACGCCATCCGCGCGCTGGCCGATCCCGCCGCGGCCGCCTGGGACCTGGTCGTCGCCGGCATCCACGATCCCGACGACCCCGGCGAGCAGCTGCGCCTGGTCGCGCTCGCCACCGAGCTCGGGGTCGCGCACCGGGTCCGCTTCCTCGGCGAGGTGCCGGGCTTCGCCCGGCTGGCCGGCGCCTTCGACGCCGTCCTCGTGCTCACCAAGCCCACCGAGTCGATGCCCTGGCACCGCGAGGCCTTCGGCATGACGGCCTTCGAGGCCCTCACCGCCGGCGTACCCGTCGTCGTCACCCCACCGCTCGGCGCGATGGCCCGGGAGGGCGGCGTCGAGGTCCGAGCGGGAGCGCCGGGCGATGTCGCCGCGGCCCTGCTCGCGCTCGAGGACCCCGACACCCGCACCCGATGCGGTACGGCGGGCGCCCGGGTCGCGGCGTCGTACCCGGATGCCCGGGCCGCGGCGGACGTCCTCGTCGACTTCCTCGCCACCCTGGCCCATCGTCCCGGCGTCGGCCTGCCGCCCACCGGTCCCGCGATCAGCGTCGTGACCACCGTGCTGGACGACGAGGCTGCCGCCAAGGAGCTGCTGTCGGCGCTGGTGCCCCAGCTCGGCCCCCACGACGAGGTCGTCGTCGTCGACGGCGGGTCGAGCGACGACACCGCCGGCGTCGTGCGGGCCTTCGCGGCCTTCGACGAGCGGGTGCGCCTGCTGCTCGAGCCCGGCGCCGGGATCTCGCAGGGCCGCAACATCGGGATCCGGGCCGCCAGCCACGACCGGATCGCCTGCACCGACGCGGGCTGCGTCCCCTCGCCCGGTTGGCTGGCCGCGTTCCGGCGCGCCTTCGCCCGCCACCCCGAGGTCGACCTGTGGACCGGGACCTACCGGGTCGGGGCCGCCCAGCCCTGGGAGCACGCCCTGGCCGCGGTCGGGTACCCGAGCGTCGAGGAGCTGGCCCGCCCGACGCCACTGGCCCGCGCCTACGGCCGCCTCTTCGGGCGGGCGTTCGACGCCTCGATGCCGACCGGGCGCTCGGTCGCCTTCGCCCGGGTCGCCTGGGCGAGCGTCGGCGGCTTCCCCGAGAACCTCCAGACCGGCGAGGACGTCCTCTTCGGCCGCCGCATCGTCGCCGCCGGTGGCACCGCCCGGATGGTGCGCGACGCCGAGGTCAGCTGGGCCCAGCGCCCGACCTTCCGGGCCAACCTGACCATGTACCGCCGCTACGGCGAGGGCAGCGGCAACTCGCTCGACCGCCGCCTGCTGGGCCGTGACCTGGCCAGGGTCGCCGCCTACACCGCGGCGGCCGGCATCGCGCTGCGCGGTTCGACGGGTGCCCGGGCAGCCGCGAGCGCCGGCCTGGCGGCGTACCTCTCGCTCCCCGTCGGCCGGGCCCTGCAGGCACCGGATCCGCTGCGCACAGTGCCGCTCGTCGCGCCCGTCGCCGCCGCCCGCGACCTCGTCAAGGCGTACGGCGCGCTCTCCGCGGCCGTGCGCCGCCGGGGCCGTCCGCGATGA
- a CDS encoding O-antigen ligase family protein — protein sequence MTVPARLPASALAVVVALVVLPFGGAFSIGLSVAFVAMSVPAAIAAWLLVKDERPVPASLLLLGLALGIVTSVVSAAGGVNPGDAVTRVLIACIALGYAVGVAMAHRPGHERGGPDLLVVVGGCIGAYALSGAGGLRAAAGGWVVDGRLTGPFAQPNELGIFCAGVLPVAVACLVTARSRARAAVLAAATLCIALAWTLSMSRGAWIGGTVALACLAVGVPRTRRLLRRAGAAVLATCVLALVLPADVPLLGILGTRLRSLGDTGANEYDARPLIWGEAWRQISDRPWFGVGPDGYRVAATSSVSTVSAYGAEHAHDLYLTVLVERGVIGLTAGVIVLAGCVLAVRRQLAAQAVAARVGDEDGAVLSVRALAVLAGLLAIAIHGVFDMPLWNPIVYGFTWTLLGMAIVAETVHVPTPRPTPQPEARTSP from the coding sequence ATGACGGTTCCCGCCCGTCTGCCGGCGTCGGCCCTCGCGGTCGTCGTCGCCCTCGTGGTGCTCCCGTTCGGCGGTGCCTTCTCGATCGGGCTCAGCGTCGCGTTCGTGGCGATGAGCGTGCCCGCCGCGATCGCCGCCTGGCTGCTCGTCAAGGACGAGCGGCCGGTGCCGGCCTCCCTGCTGCTCCTCGGCCTGGCCCTCGGGATCGTCACGAGCGTGGTCTCGGCCGCCGGCGGGGTGAACCCCGGCGACGCCGTCACCCGCGTCCTCATCGCGTGCATCGCGCTCGGCTACGCCGTCGGGGTGGCCATGGCGCACCGGCCCGGCCACGAGCGCGGCGGGCCGGACCTGCTCGTCGTGGTCGGTGGCTGCATCGGCGCCTACGCGCTCTCCGGCGCGGGCGGTCTGCGGGCCGCGGCCGGTGGCTGGGTCGTCGACGGCCGGCTCACCGGTCCGTTCGCCCAGCCCAACGAGCTCGGCATCTTCTGCGCGGGGGTGCTCCCCGTCGCCGTCGCGTGCCTGGTCACGGCGCGCTCGCGGGCTCGCGCCGCGGTCCTCGCCGCCGCGACGCTGTGCATCGCGCTGGCCTGGACCCTGAGCATGTCGCGCGGGGCCTGGATCGGCGGCACCGTCGCGCTGGCCTGCCTGGCCGTCGGTGTCCCGCGGACCCGGCGGCTGCTGCGCCGCGCCGGCGCCGCGGTGCTCGCCACCTGCGTGCTCGCCCTGGTCCTGCCGGCCGACGTCCCGCTGCTCGGCATCCTCGGCACCCGGCTGCGCTCGCTGGGCGACACCGGTGCCAACGAGTACGACGCCCGCCCGCTGATCTGGGGCGAGGCCTGGCGCCAGATCTCGGACCGCCCGTGGTTCGGCGTCGGACCCGACGGCTACCGGGTGGCCGCCACCAGCTCGGTGAGCACCGTGTCGGCCTACGGCGCCGAGCACGCCCACGACCTCTACCTCACCGTGCTCGTCGAGCGCGGTGTCATCGGCCTGACCGCCGGCGTGATCGTGCTGGCCGGCTGTGTGCTGGCGGTCCGGAGGCAGCTGGCCGCGCAGGCCGTGGCGGCGCGGGTCGGCGACGAGGACGGCGCCGTGCTCTCGGTGCGTGCCCTGGCCGTGCTCGCCGGCCTGCTGGCCATCGCGATCCACGGCGTCTTCGACATGCCCCTGTGGAACCCCATCGTCTACGGCTTCACCTGGACCCTCCTCGGCATGGCCATCGTCGCCGAGACCGTCCATGTCCCGACCCCCCGGCCCACTCCCCAGCCAGAAGCGAGGACCTCCCCATGA
- a CDS encoding polysaccharide deacetylase family protein, with product MTPRVLMYHGVDHVARERDPHGMFVTPANFRAQMEHLVAAGFVPVTEQAYLAARDGARLPRKAVLITFDDGYQGVGEHAAPILESLGIPSVLYVPVDLLGGRATWLGDRLRYPLLSAGEVQGLRAQGMAIGAHGSDHADLTRAGDTDLRRQTVEARAALTELVGEEVATFAFPYGLHDRRVRAAVEAAGYRAAFSVHDPAGRFGIQRVDVNATDTLRTLRVKLHGLYPAARRTSRHVPRTRRLVHDLLGSAYDGPGAVAGPAVPVEVVRS from the coding sequence ATGACCCCCCGCGTGCTGATGTACCACGGCGTCGACCACGTCGCGCGCGAGCGGGACCCGCACGGCATGTTCGTGACCCCCGCGAACTTCCGCGCCCAGATGGAGCACCTCGTCGCCGCCGGGTTCGTGCCCGTCACCGAGCAGGCCTACCTGGCCGCGCGCGACGGAGCCCGGCTGCCGCGCAAGGCGGTGCTGATCACCTTCGACGACGGCTACCAGGGCGTGGGGGAGCATGCCGCTCCGATCCTGGAGTCGCTGGGGATCCCGAGCGTGCTCTACGTCCCGGTCGACCTGCTGGGGGGCCGCGCCACCTGGCTGGGCGACCGCCTCCGCTATCCGCTCCTGTCCGCCGGGGAGGTGCAGGGGCTCCGTGCGCAGGGGATGGCGATCGGGGCCCACGGCTCCGACCACGCGGACCTGACCCGGGCCGGTGACACCGACCTGCGCCGCCAGACCGTCGAGGCCCGCGCCGCGCTCACCGAGCTGGTCGGCGAGGAGGTCGCCACCTTCGCGTTCCCCTACGGCCTCCACGACCGGCGGGTGCGGGCCGCGGTCGAGGCCGCGGGCTACCGGGCCGCGTTCTCCGTGCACGACCCCGCCGGCCGGTTCGGCATCCAGCGCGTGGACGTCAACGCCACCGACACGCTGCGCACGCTGCGGGTCAAGCTGCACGGCCTCTACCCGGCCGCTCGTCGTACCTCCCGCCACGTGCCTCGCACCCGGCGGCTGGTCCACGACCTGCTCGGCAGCGCGTACGACGGCCCGGGCGCCGTTGCCGGCCCCGCCGTGCCGGTGGAGGTGGTGAGGTCATGA
- a CDS encoding cellulase family glycosylhydrolase — MRRLLRRGLVALAVIVLWATGTLVMQWTTAQSADRTPSGRPDPVASVPAPETPAPATPTGPPVADLDLGVQLSAHHRTGPGYARKVLARLQRAGAGWVRVDVGWATLQPTRRGPFERWYAELIDDVLDAAQDHGLKVILEFWLTPSWAGANGSLYAPPTDPADYARAIGRAAQRWSDRVDAWEIWNEPNFEGFFEGADPQTYVDLLCAAYPAVKEQDDAPVLFGGIMYNDAPWLTRAYEAGAAGCFDALAVHPYIGPSDAEPETASVGAVWRLTSTPMVHDVMQQWGDGGKQIWITELGWSTGTENDGNAWDRPVTVPQQADYLRRAVRLIRAEYPYVGPIIWYRDVDGPSRRYQDGFGLMRGDLRAKPALEAFEAAVRGE; from the coding sequence ATGAGACGCCTGCTGCGCCGCGGCCTGGTCGCGCTGGCCGTCATCGTCCTGTGGGCCACCGGCACCCTGGTGATGCAGTGGACCACCGCACAGTCGGCCGACCGCACGCCGTCCGGACGGCCGGACCCGGTCGCGTCCGTGCCCGCTCCCGAGACACCGGCCCCCGCGACGCCCACCGGCCCGCCGGTCGCCGACCTGGACCTCGGGGTCCAGCTCTCCGCCCACCACCGCACCGGCCCGGGCTATGCCCGCAAGGTGCTCGCCCGCCTGCAGCGGGCCGGCGCCGGTTGGGTGCGGGTCGACGTCGGCTGGGCCACCCTCCAGCCGACCCGGCGCGGCCCGTTCGAGCGGTGGTACGCCGAGCTGATCGACGACGTGCTCGACGCCGCGCAGGACCACGGCCTCAAGGTGATCCTCGAGTTCTGGCTGACCCCGAGCTGGGCCGGCGCCAACGGCAGCCTCTACGCGCCGCCGACCGACCCGGCCGACTACGCCCGCGCCATCGGCCGCGCCGCCCAGCGCTGGAGCGACCGGGTGGACGCCTGGGAGATCTGGAACGAGCCGAACTTCGAGGGCTTCTTCGAGGGCGCCGACCCGCAGACCTATGTCGACCTGCTCTGCGCCGCCTACCCGGCGGTCAAGGAGCAGGACGACGCGCCGGTGCTGTTCGGCGGCATCATGTACAACGACGCGCCCTGGCTCACCCGGGCCTACGAGGCCGGTGCCGCCGGCTGCTTCGACGCGCTGGCGGTGCACCCCTACATCGGGCCGAGCGACGCGGAGCCCGAGACCGCGTCGGTCGGCGCGGTGTGGCGGCTGACCAGCACCCCGATGGTGCACGACGTGATGCAGCAGTGGGGCGACGGCGGCAAGCAGATCTGGATCACGGAGCTCGGCTGGTCCACCGGCACCGAGAACGACGGGAACGCCTGGGACCGGCCGGTCACCGTGCCACAGCAGGCCGACTACCTGCGCCGGGCGGTGCGGCTGATCCGGGCCGAGTACCCCTACGTCGGCCCGATCATCTGGTACCGCGACGTCGACGGACCCAGCAGGCGCTACCAGGACGGCTTCGGCCTGATGCGCGGCGACCTGCGGGCCAAGCCCGCTCTCGAGGCCTTCGAGGCCGCCGTGCGCGGCGAGTGA